CAAGTTAATTGTCCAGAATATCACGTCATCAATGTAATAGATGCTTTTTATGGTCGTCTGGAAAAAGATAGGTATATGAAGCTAGCCTATAAACGGTTACAAAATGGAGTCTAATGCCGAAGCGCATaataaaatgacgtcacaattttgGTAGCAGGGTCTAGTTTATAAATGCATCACGGAATTGTGGGCTTCTGCACTAAACCCTTAAAAtgtgtataataataataataataataaatataaatgaCAATGAATAAAATTGAGAAACTGAGTTGGTGTTCTTAACAATTTGTTCAGATGCGGTTGGGACAAAAATGATCATTGCAAAGCCGACAACTCCCTGTCAATCATCAAAGAAAACTGCCAAAATGAAAACTCTTGCGCTTTGGAAGCGAGTAACCGTGTCTTTGGTGACCCCTGTCGTGGCGTGGTTAAATACATTAAACTCGATTATGAATGCCTACCAGCAGGTTTCATCTTAAACTGATTTTTTCAGCAGATTTTCCGTTTAGTGTCGGTTTACAGTTTATGTTAAGTCAAAGCCTGATAAATTACGAATAGTAACGCAAGTAACATTCCAGCTGAAGTTTGATTTCTATTTAAAGAGACAGTGACGGGTGAAGAAACTCGAACCACCTTTGCATGTGAAAGGGAAACACCGGAACGTGTTCAGTGTCCAGATCACTACGTCATTGAAGTGATTGACGCGTTCTATGGTCGCCAGGAAAGGGACCGGTAAAATAGTCTGACTTATTCATGTATATCCTACTTTATTTTGCTTCCGGATAAGCCTAACTACCTAACCCCACATGTCATTTATATTTACAAGCAAAATTATTGGTATAATGGGTTTTATTCAGATGCGGTTGGAATACAAATGACCAATGCAGAGCGGAGAATTCTCTTTCaatcatcaaacaaaattgccAGTATGAAAACTCTTGCTTGTTGAAAGCTCACAACAGTGTATTTGGCGATCCCTGTCGGGGTGTGGTCAAATATATCAAGCTTGACTACCAATGCGTGCCTATAGGTAAGTGCTCATTGCTCACGTGCTTAGTGGGCCTACTTGtaacaaaatgaaagaaaGCGTAAAAGCAcgattgaaaaaaacttattgtaattttaattgaGCCGCCACAATTGCATGCAACGGAGGTTCCACAACGACTTTGAGTAATCCCAATGTTTGTGatttaaatttacatttatcGACCaatgtgaaaacaaaaaacttggGCGAAGTGGAAACAATGGAGTTTCTCTTCTTCAGAGCAAGAGCGAGTGGCCATCGCCTGTGAAcacaaaaatgacgtcaccGTGACGTGTCCTGACGGATACGTCATGTTGGTTTATGATGGTTTCTACGGAAGAGATGACTTAGCTACGTAAGATTGAAAGTTGAACTAGAAATTTTGAACTGAAAATGTATTGTGTCGAACTAACCCGAAGCGAAATTAAGCCTATGTTAAGTCTGGAGGTCAATTAGGCCTAACatactataggctacattatgTAGGCTGACTTGTTTTAACCTTACAGATGCTTCCAATACGAACAAACAAACACCAACTGCATAGCAAGTGGTTCTGGTCGAAAATTATGGGAATTGTgcgattttaaacaaacttgtGAGCTCCGAGCTCGTAATTCCGAGTTTGGTGATCCGTGTAAAGGAGTGCGCAAGTTCATCAAGATGTTCTACGGCTGCCTTCCCCACTACTATTGAGTTGGTATGATAatgtttatcctcggactgaggaaagtctttgcacgacttaaaccgggcgatgattcctcatcgttCGAGTCCCAGTTACCGAGTTAGCCTTTAGTGCAAATTCCGATCgtcacatattttttattttttttatagcaTTAACCGAGTTGCAGGAAGAATCAATTTCAATCGATTGGTGAAGATTATGTTTTAGATTTtaagttgttaaaataatgGTGATATTAGAATAAAAGTATCTGTAAGTTATATTTAAAACTG
The Clavelina lepadiformis chromosome 4, kaClaLepa1.1, whole genome shotgun sequence DNA segment above includes these coding regions:
- the LOC143452282 gene encoding L-rhamnose-binding lectin CSL3-like, which produces MDTILKTASVLLFMLPVWTGATQQTSFACEHKTPVQVNCPEYHVINVIDAFYGRLEKDRCGWDKNDHCKADNSLSIIKENCQNENSCALEASNRVFGDPCRGVVKYIKLDYECLPAETVTGEETRTTFACERETPERVQCPDHYVIEVIDAFYGRQERDRCGWNTNDQCRAENSLSIIKQNCQYENSCLLKAHNSVFGDPCRGVVKYIKLDYQCVPIEQERVAIACEHKNDVTVTCPDGYVMLVYDGFYGRDDLATCFQYEQTNTNCIASGSGRKLWELCDFKQTCELRARNSEFGDPCKGVRKFIKMFYGCLPHYY